The genomic interval cgaaaatttagagataaaaaaacATCTTTTTAACCTAGTTTTAATTAACATAACTCATCAAGTGTAGTACTCTATTgaatgaaattataaattagtAACGATTATAACTATGGAGacctataaattaaaaattgtatGAGAACAATATTTTGATTATCTTAAGTGGTAAAACCTATCATTTTAAATCCTACTCCAATTATATAATCgaaaaaactttttgaaaaaaaaaattcatcacGTAGTAAATTATGACtaatagagaaaagaatggATGCAGCTCGGGATGTaccaaattttcaattaaaaaaagatttcTTTTATATTAAATGTGAATGTGGTGAATGTGTTCATATTGGAATAATAgaataatataaatttcatatatCCACTAAGGTGGCTCCACTTGTTGATCATAATTTAGGAGGTTTCTCCTTCAAGTCAATTTCTCTCAACTTTCCCCTTCTTCCTATCTTCTTCCCTTCTCTTACCTCCTCCACCTAAtaatcattttcttcttattctccTCCTCCAACAAACCACAATCTTCCATTTCACAGACAAATTCCGATCGGCCGCCGCATCTCGCCGGTTTCAAATGGAGATGGAAGTGGTTGTTAGAGTCCCTCCTGCCGGCGGCGACATGTTCAACTTCGGCAGCCCTTGCTCCTCCCACTATCTGTCAGCTCCTTCAACTCCTTTCTCCTCCGTTAGTGCTCCCACCAGCCCCTCCTCTCACGCCTTCAACTTCTTCCGCCTCGACGATATCGACGTTCCCATCGGCTCTCCCTCCGCCGTCCCCTTCCGCTGGGAGGAGAAGCCCGGCATCCCCAAGTCCCCCGATTGCTCCGCCGATCaagattttgaatttcattGTACCCGCCACTCCTCCTTCTCTAAATCTTCCCTCTCCGCCGATGAGCTCTTCCACGGCGGCAAGATCAAGCCGCTCAAACCACCGCCCGGTCTCCAGGTCAACTTTTTCTCTCACCAAATCtttgttggaaaaaaaagttaaattttttttccaaactaaTGCAGACATATTaagtacaaaattgaaaatttaaattaacaatttaaagatttattataTACATCTTTAAGAATAACAAATCTCTTAGTACAAACTATTctaaaatattgattatatcgtGATTATTCCTCTTatgtaaccattttattttcagtttttcattttggaaaattaaatctattctctctttattattttagattgtTTTACATATAAAAGttgaattctaaaaataaaaactaaagtttaagaactgctaatatttagttttcataatttcgtctaatttaatcttttattcatatTCTCAACAGTCGAACATATCGTCGCCGAGATCGCCGCACAATCCGAGGCTATCCCCTCGAAAAACAAAAAGCAATAATATCGACATGAACATCAATGACGACCCATTTGAAGCAGCGCTAATGAAAGAAACTCTTAGCCATAGAAGCAACTACGAGCTCGTCGATtcacaaaacaataaaaacagAGGAAGAACAGACAAAATTTCATACGACATTTCCCCTAATTTTGCTCGAAAACAAACTCGATCTCTTTCCCCTTTCAGAATCTCCTCTGAAGCTCCATTCCATGGAGATGACGACAACTCCCTCGCCGGCGTCGACGCCGGAAAATCAAAGTCATCGTCTTTTTTATCGGCAATTTCGTTTTCAAAGACCAACAGAAAATGGAGGCTCAGAGACTTATTGTTTCGCAGTGCATCGGAAGGCCATGTGACGGAGAAAGCCGATAAGCTGAGGTCTACCTATGTTGTAATGTCGGAAAAATTGGATGACGACGTGAAGATTTCAAGTTTCCGGTCAACCGACAGCGGCGGTCCGAGGATGCATTTCACGGCGGCGAACCGGGCGGTTTCTGAGGagttgatgaagaagaagagtttTTTGCCTAACAAACGGGGTTTTTTGGGCCGTTGCTTGCGGTTTAACCGGTCGGGTATGCAGGAGATTTCTAGAGGAATTGGGTCGTTGACACGTGGATGAACCGgcaaaaaattttattttattttattttatttgttcgGATTGATCAATGTAAGAAGTGACGTTTTGTCggtgtttgataaataaataaatcaagatTATAGAGAAATTGGTTGAAGTTGTAAGAAATTGAAGATATGAATAATAAGAAAGAGTTTCTGGTCTTGATTTTTAGAGGAAAAGTTGATATTTGGttgtataattaaaaatattttttaaaatgcttTTGGAGATATGCATTAAAGTAATTTAAAGTATTTTTTgggaaaatatttaattaatgttttttaagaaaatatattatttttaatagtgaatttgaatttattattcCATATATATACCAAACTCTTCTTTTTCGTCGTTCTTCTCTTAGTTCTCTCTCTTCAAgtcattattttgtaattttttttgtaacatTTCTCAATTGCATGAGAAACTTCCTTTgaatagttttattttaaattcaaattagaaGGTGTAAGACAATATTGGTGTCAAATTCATACAATTTGACTATATGTTGCTAAGGGTGGgatgaaatttgaaatgaaattcaTGAAATGCATATGAAGGATGTAATTTAAGGACTATTCTCAAATGTATAGGAAGCTTCCACTGAatagttttatattaaaattgagttgGTAGTGAAAGTATAATATTGTTATTAGTTTGATAACTTTTGACTATGATGCTACTTGCTACTAGTGggagaaatagaaaagaaactatGAAATATAATATGGTCAAGAGTAATCTTAATATTGctggtttttttttgttttttttttttggcaaaatatatgAAGATATAGAAATCTCACTTCCGCGAGAAATAGAAAAGTCATGGAttcttatttctaaaataaatagaaatgaGTTTCTACTTCTAAAGATAATATAAAACGTAATAGGTTCTAAGTAGTATAAAAAGAAGTCCATaactttgttttcattttgttccAGTTAAAAATACTTTAATTTAAGTTTGATTATGTTAACTCTagttatatttcttttttgtattCTCTTGTTAGAGTGGGGGAAAAGGGTATTAGGTTAGGTAATATAAAAGTTTTGAGAGAGTACTCTTGTAATTGAGATTCCGGGAGAAAATTTCTGTATGGTTGTAACATTTTTTTCACAtagtatataatttttttttttgatagttcatagtttttcttttaagtcAAAAGTATAACAACGAAAATAGATGGCATAAAAAGAATGTCTTTTAAGTTAAAGTCGTCCTACAGTGGTCTAACTTTAATATCTAACCTATTTTGGTCTATAAACTTTCATACGACGTGAGAAAGCTATACATTTGTTTGAAGatagtaataaaaataaagaatcaaAATGATCACTTCTTAAATTATTATTGGAACAAAAACACACcatttgaaagtatagaaactaaattgaacaaaagttgaaaatataaCAATCAAAATAGACCGTAAGAAAAGTcttattttaaagttaaagtCCGACCAAGGTAAATCTAAATAAATTTAACACTTAACCTATTTCTTTCCCCAGATTCTATTTTAGTTCCTTAACattcaaaactattttattgattattattgattttccatttattgttttttaagaaaTCCAAATCAATCTTACAATTTATGTTTCCATACATCATCAACGTAaatatttgctttatcacataAATGAATCaaagatataaaattttatagtaGCAATGACTGATATATATCGATCATTTCAAGAAGTTTCATGGAATGATacgaaaatttaatattaattcaaataattgtgCATAGTTTAGAACatagtatttttcaaaaaaaaaaaaaaaaaaaaaaacaatagttTCATTGGATGCTATAATCATGATGAAGTGAATAGATCCATGCAATCATATTAGCATATAAacactaaaaagaaaaaagaaaaaaaggtagTTTAGTTGGGGTTTGTAATGACCAATAACTCCTTTGCTCTCTTTCGGCAAATCAAACTCTCAACACCAAAAGTTATTGCATCAATCTTTTGCACGAGCTCCATCATAAAGGAAAAACGAAGCTACCAATCAAAGCCAAAGCCAAAAGGTGCAAATGGTGAAAGGAGCAAAGTCTTAGATTtaaattcttcttttttatatatatatatatatatatatatattattttagttcaaTAGTTcgagttttatttaatttaatcttagTCTAATCATCATTCATAATTAGgttaaatttttaagaaaatttttcaATTCATATATTACTTTCTTTGAGGAGATTCAAATATCCTCATACTCTATATTTGTTTGTGCTAAAACAAAAAAGtcttaaagattaaaattttattattttttatattttaatttcaatcgTGGGAGgattcaaatttttttgttaaaagcATATGTTCTAACCAATCAACTATACTCAGATTGATGACAttagtaaaatttaatatcttgaaacctcaatttttttttcgatATATTCTTAGTACtctctattttttaaataaaaaattagtataAGATTCAGTATAGAAATTATGAATGAATTCACTAGCTAATTAATAGGTTGTAATATAGATTACttactatttattttattattactatgttcaatattttttttgggCACAACAATAATGGATTatgtgagattttttttttaacttcaatgAGTGAGAATttgtacctttttttttttttttgtcaaaattataATATGTTAACTAGTTGAGATTCAGTTTATTTAAtagattttaatcaaattaattaaaaaaattgaaactattTGTTTGTTAAAACATTGCTTTAGTTCTTAAAGTTTGGTAACACAGTTCAGTGCAATATCACTTATGTTGGAAGGTTGTGTGCCAGGTGGAAAGAAACTTCACTGTATAGATTAACAATTACAACGAAATACTTATTCGATAAACTCCCTCTTTTCAGTGACTCACATACAATTTATTGATCTTTAGTTTCAACTTAGGTTCCTCTTAAATTTGAGATAGCTACACTTCTACAATAATGCTTCTTCAAGTTTTGTATAAAATCCTTTTAATACAACGTACTTAGATTCCTCCTAATTGTGAGATCCCCTCGCCTACATAAGCAAGCTTTTCACAAGTTTTGATTGAGCTCCCTTCAATACCACATCAAAAAATTCATCCCGAGTTCTCATTTACTCCCTAAGTGATTTGCTACACCCACAACAAATTAGCCAAGCTTCATTGATTACTGGAACAACCCCACAATCGGGAAACATAAAATCTTTTTAATCACAATACATGAAGGTTTAGACTTAAACAATCCCTAAACTCAAAACTCTAAATGCACATATGTTTTTAATAAGGGAGCTGAccgtaaaaataaataagatcacaatatatatatggCTAGCTTTAAGAAGATTTTCaaggaaaaaataaatcatttatgaagaaaagaagaagacagaCCACGAAATCTGCAAAATCACGCTGACGAATGAGAAAATTTTTTTATGCAGAATTTGCTACCTGTCACGTAACAATGTCTTAACATCATACATGACACATTGCAAAACATGTTTCTCAGGATAGAAAACAAACCATCAAATATGCACAATAAATATCAACATATAATGAAAATCTTCAAACAAAATTTGCACGACATGAAACATGTTGCTGACATAATATAAGATACATTGTGAATTATATAACACAAGTATTGTCTGTAATAAAATCAGTCATTCATAGTGCAATAACAAAAATAAGTCTCACTAATCAAAATTTTCTAGcaaggttttatttttttaatcttggaAAACTATCCCCCCACCctctatttttcattatttcctAAACCAGAGCCCTAACCCTTATCATTCTCCAACCCCTCTAAACATGAGTGGTTGCATTTAAATATCTAAGTATTTTAAAGACAAAAATATCTAGGTTGTTGATGTGCAAGGGAAAAAATCTATATTGTCATCTTTATCACTTGAAGGAcccatattttaaaatgttatttatagattattttttatttttctattttttttatttaaatattttagatttttttttaataaatttcaagagtaattgtattttcttttataaatttgaatCTCTATAAACATGGATGaagtatttttcattttcatcataATCACgattaattaatgttaattaatGAGTAACATCAACTATTATAACTTGATTGAATTTAACTTCCAATATCAAAAAATTATCAATTCATTATTTCTTGAATTGATCTTTGCGtcatttttctaattaaattttttactcATATCTCAATgggaataattaaaatttaaaactcaagcaaaatttaacaaaaattagtcataaaattaaaagacaGACCACACCATCACTTTAATGATGTAATGGGGTGATTTTGGATCGAAGGATATAATCGacataaaataagaataaaagcaACAGGGTCAATAATTAACAAGATTTGGGCCAAAAATAGCATCTAGGCCCAAAATGGACCTAGGGAAGAGGGTTAGTCCGGGCTATGGCCAAGGCCAAGGCCAACCTTAGCAAAGTAATTAAAGGGGCATGTCTTACACATGTCTCGGCCCAAAACATCATCCTAGGCCCATTTTGGGTTAGAGGTAGATGCTCAACCTTAGCCTAACCGAGGTCGACCCTAGCAAAATAGCAAAAGGGGCATGTCCCACGCATGTCTCAACTCAAAGCATCACCCTAGGCCTATTTTGGGTATAAGGAGAGATACTCAATCTTGGCCTCAAACATGAGACCGAGCACAACTCTCGTTCTGGTAGGCTATCTAATTATCCTAAGGTGACTCCAAACCCTAATGACCAATCTATGTCaaccttttctataaatacatcattataacttCATATGACGTAACTTGAATCCACTATTAAACTCTCTAGCTTTCACACTCTTTCACTATTTGACTTATGCATCAGAGTGTGTGTGGCAAACACCACACCAGTGTGCAGATTTTCTCTTTTGCAAGTCACGTTTTTCTCCTCTTCAAACAAATTCACTGCTAGTGTCACATGAAGGTTAGGTGCACTTCCCCTAtccaaaatttggcatcaacaaacgaaaaatatcaatttacaactcttgaaattattgtattaatttaaattctaaactttcGTAAGACTATTAATTTACACCCTTTACATTACATTCTGTTTGGATGAACATCCAGTGAGATTTAtagttttactaaaaaaaaactcataaacattcataagcaaatcaatctaaactttcaattaagatttcatttgaaaattgtCAATTTATCAATTCTAATCATCCATTTTATTAATCTAACATTTAAAGAAATCTACACACGTGTAAAGATTTTGTCTTGATGATTCCCTTATAATAATTTCAAAGTTCAATTgaaataattatatgttttgCAAGATATTTTTTCGAACATTGTTTGAAAGGGGGTGTAATATGAATGAGAAAGAGGTGTTTTTATATGGGAGGGTTTAAAAGgataaaactaataataaaagtggtgtttttatttttataatatgaaTGAGAAAGAGGTCCACCTTGAAGTATAATTATGTGGGAgggtttctctctttttctttttctctttattgGCATCTTCGTGGCTTCTTTTGAAGGAGAGAATGCCTTTTTTCTTTAGGAAATTGCTATTTGCTATGCcactttattaatatataatggttcaATGAGATACCCCTTTGGACCACTCCACTCCTTGACCTAATTATTGTGATTGTGATATAATTCAAACaacaaaagattttttttttaaaaaaagaatatccatcaattattataaaaatgttAATTTATATCATCAAACTTTTAGTTGGAGTAAAATTGTGCTCCTAAATATATGAAATCATTGCGATTAAATCATGTTGTTATGACCTTTTTTTTGTGAcgttttgaaaaatgaatacGTAAGTGGTTGTGTTCCTGTTTAGTTATAATAAGGTTTCAAATAGCTATtataatctaaaattttaaattaatgaaaattaatacACTATGACATTAATTTTcgaaagaaaaaatcaattttgacccTAAACTTGTATAGTTATATCAATTTGGAcctttttaatttaatgaaatgGCCCTAAACTTATATAAGTATTGCAATTTTAGTCATCGattcaatttttcttaattCTCTTATACtagtttcaataaaaaaaaaaatgtaagcatcttcataaatttattagtttcaataaaagtaaaatttggcaaaaaaaaaaaaaaaaactaaaatgttAACTCTgaaaagaaattttcttttaaaaattgaacaatTATTGCTATCAATTAGGTAGTGAAGAAGACCATTACTATGGAGATTtaaaaaatttctcaagaaaCAAGTAATTCAGATGTCAATAAAGTGATAGAGAATAGAATAATTTtcatgtagttttttttttgttcaattttcaattttataaacatatatagtggtttaatgtaattaattatttttaatatgtttttatattttttcaatttctaaCTTTTGTAAACCCTCGGATTTTAGGTGTTGTAATAATTTACTACTTTTTTTCTTACAtgtttttgtacttttttttcttttcaaatttattgtAAATACACATCaattcattaaatttaattgataaaaatataacattttatatatatatatatattgcaaaTCTAAAGAAGATATAGGTTTTTTATTTTCTGCCagcataaaaaaataatattttggtataaattaaaatttgaatattttgcaAATATGAAGAACAATAGAATTTTAGGGGGTTTTGCAtgcatagaaaaataatattttgatataaattaaaattaaaatttaaaattaaatggataattaaatctatttagatcaaaataaaaaaacaatattgttTTAGTTACTAGACTCGTAttataatttttgaaataaagaaaaaataataatattttgctTGAATTAAAAGTGGGTAATGTCCcacaaatcagaaaaattaaaataatattgtagttttcaaaacaatttataaaaatattgtagttttgaaactatttaaaaatattgttgtttcttttttctttaatatgtCGAGTGTTGAAAATTCAACCaacctaggtcgaattttcaacattcgacctttgctttctttttctttttttaaaatttttcattttataaaaataatttttaaaataattttattattttatttaacttactctaaaaagaagaaattaaaaaaaataatatctcataaaaataaaaaagtgtaaattaaaatatctcatttatataaaaataattacaaaaatcaatgtgtcccacaaggcggacgtcgtcaaTTTTGAGcgggttgtcgtcgtcgacttcgaacttaaggttgctctggttcttcttgatgttgctccgGTATCTCTGCAGgcacttcataatataaatattcattatgctctccacgaccccgaccatgtccatgcacgtatgaagacgaaggaccagcttctgagtcataatgtcctgaaccaagtgtggcatcatcatcatctgactaacataatcagtttaaCTCTGCGTCTGCATCACAGGGGCAACTCTTCTACATTATGGGCAACATCATCAAGCTCATTCTCTTCCCGAACAGGTTCTCTAcatctaggagctggtggaggaacaataggtatatcgtacatgtAATGTATTTCCttcatatagctttggttgtcactacatatagcaagaacctggttcggatcattcgcaacatcacagagtctactgttgttcgatctttgtgaattataaaacaattaaataatatttaaaataaatttaaattaaaaataattagataatattcattcatttaccagatgacccacagctacTCCCGGACGAGTAACGTAGCgtcttgtgatattattataccaatgaatgtagtcttgagtgacatcctgtcaaactgttcaatagaaacccccactgcaataaacatTGCACGATAGTTGATGGAACTCGAGATATAATTAGCAAAataaggacctaattacactctaattgcttttaatttaaaagaaaagatgcatccaattgaaggaaaaaaaatacttaaaattaCCTTTGTAGCTCTCGAAAACCGCTTTTCCTCGCTTAATCTCGACCCGAACACaaacggaccaccactagagttgacctactatcctcttgactcagaaccaggttgtgggacccggtggatgaagaaaattgagagagagaaaagagatggaaaataagaaatgAACTTTGGGTAGGTTTTTGGGtgttttttcagcccaattttagaaaacaatttggcaaaattggcaaaactcttttcattcaaaatgaaagctcattttatagaaaaaaccatgcaacaattgcatgaaccaaatccataaaaatccaacacctataatccactatcttaatgagcttaatgtctccactataagccaactaGCCcattattttgttagtggaattatccaacaaaagtttggattttcccactaaatatagtcaaagggcaaaatagtcatttggtcaaagtcaaaactttgaccaagtcaatattttgacttttatgatttttttcgtgttgactaattttgacctcccgagcatgaattcgcattcattttctcgaaattcaaatcatatttgaatataaggtcggtcaaagtttgacttttcaaagtcaaaagtcaactctttgactttttatatctctgaccatttccatcatttccgagcttccgagtatgaacatattcatattcttgatatttaaatcacatttaaatattaaagttctatctctaaactgaaaaacccgaccactatatcacatatacttgtcggtttctctctcttcacctaattcgaacaattcgaatcattctatcatactgttctaagtttattccatatgagctagtaggggaacctaatggacctatagatcatgggctccaacgatccgagattagctagctaaactctttagacggagctaatcaacattcgttaactaacgggtcattccactatagtctcgtagttgcactcccctcactatagatatatttgtgtccatttgatataaccatgattagtaagctaattcttcacagattgttcgtaatcttggctgggtcataaaaaccgttttaccctcgagactacatcttgttctttaagttccactgatcctctaatgaacaattggtttaaggtccaacctataaaccgaatccctctcaggccaaggagagggtagggcctcttgttcaagacctggattcagtactaaagggaacaacctatc from Benincasa hispida cultivar B227 chromosome 10, ASM972705v1, whole genome shotgun sequence carries:
- the LOC120087714 gene encoding uncharacterized protein LOC120087714 — encoded protein: MEMEVVVRVPPAGGDMFNFGSPCSSHYLSAPSTPFSSVSAPTSPSSHAFNFFRLDDIDVPIGSPSAVPFRWEEKPGIPKSPDCSADQDFEFHCTRHSSFSKSSLSADELFHGGKIKPLKPPPGLQSNISSPRSPHNPRLSPRKTKSNNIDMNINDDPFEAALMKETLSHRSNYELVDSQNNKNRGRTDKISYDISPNFARKQTRSLSPFRISSEAPFHGDDDNSLAGVDAGKSKSSSFLSAISFSKTNRKWRLRDLLFRSASEGHVTEKADKLRSTYVVMSEKLDDDVKISSFRSTDSGGPRMHFTAANRAVSEELMKKKSFLPNKRGFLGRCLRFNRSGMQEISRGIGSLTRG